The DNA segment CCTTCGCCTTCACGCGCGCCTCGGCCGTCCTTCTCGCCGGCGCCTCGGGCGCGATTCCCTTCGTGCTTGGCGCGGAGAACGTGAACGGACCTTGGCGATTCTCCGTCGCGGACGATCGCGACCCGCCCCGCGAGGTGGACGGGCGCGCCCACGGGGGCCCGATGCCCTCGGCGGTGCTCGGCGGCGCGCGCGCCCGCGCAAGCGTCGAGGCCCAGCCGTGGATGGCGGGCGCATCGTGGGGCGACGGGGCGGGAAGCCGGTGGGCGTCCTACCGCATGGACGCCTTCCCGCCGTTCCTGCCGCTCGTTCCGTTCCTCGAAAGTCGCGTCGAGGGCGCGCTCTCGCTGTACGTGTCCGAGGCAGGCGTTCGCGTGCGGGGCGAGGAGGGCGAGCGCGTCTTTGCGGCTGGATCGTCGGAGGAGACGGTCGAGGAAGGCGGCACCGACGTGCCCGTCGTGGGACGGGTGGGCGGCACGCGGCGCACCGTGGAGGTCACGCGCACGGTGATCGTGGAGTCGCGCGAGGCCGTGGCGACGCTTGCCGCCGCAAGCGAGACGCAGCCGCGCACGGGGGTCGTCGCGTGGGCGGCCCCGATCGACCTTTCCGGGACCGCCTGGTTCGGCAGCGCCCGCGGCACGCTTCGCGTCGATGGGACGGACCGCCAGCTGCGCGGCGAGGATCTCACGCTTTCCGGCGCCTTTGGCTTCCTGTCCGCCGGCGACGGCCGCGGCGAGGCGTGGGGCGGCTGGCCGCAGTCGCGCGAGAGCGACGCCGCGCTGCCCGTGAGCGTGCAGGGAGACGTGACGTACGTGCGCCTCGCGGGCGGGCCCGGGCAGGAGTATCCGCCCATGGCCCTGGCCGCCGGCGCGGGCGCCGTCGGGCTCGCCGCGCTTCTGGCCGGCGTGCCGGCGGCGAAGTTTGGCCTCCTCAAGTTCGCCGTGGTTCCGCTGTACACGCGTCTTCGGCGCCCGGACGTCGTCGAGCACCGGCACCGCGAGCGGCTCCTGTCGGAGGTCCGCGGGGACCCGGGCGTGGACGCGACGGAGCTCAAGCGGCGCACGGGGCTCGCCTGGGGAACGATCGTCTACCACCTCTCGGTCCTCGAGCGCGAGCGCCTCGTGTCGAGCCTGCGCGAAGGGCGCCACCGTCGTTTCTTTCCGCAAGGCGAGATCGATCACGGCCTCCGCGAGCCGCTTGCCGTGCTTCGCAACGAGCGCGCCTCCCACGTGCTTTCGGCCATCCGCGGAGCGCCCGGGCTTGCGCAGAAGGACCTCTCGCGGGCGACGGGCCTTACGCCAAGCACGGTCCATTGGCACGTCGAGCGGCTGCTGGACGCGGGCCTGGTTTGGCGAAGGCACGAAGGGCGCCAGGTTTCATACTATCCCACGGATTTGTTGGTCCAATTGGATCCCCCGATCGACGCCAAAGGCGCCACCCTTGCGGGCTAAGTGAAAGCAAGTCGCCGAAACCTTCCTATCGGGGAAGCGCCGTGTCGCGGCCATGCGAGGCTTGACGTTCCTTACCGCAGGGGTC comes from the Candidatus Thermoplasmatota archaeon genome and includes:
- a CDS encoding winged helix-turn-helix transcriptional regulator; translation: MRSKSIPRTFRGRLQRGFEGGSRPGGGEDLSSRSAVAILLLALLTIPATASAAPAEGAFLAEPRIPLWGSLSIDRGFGAVWHAADAEGTLRMTGDSLVVTVLTQRQDRSGNESEERESFAFTRASAVLLAGASGAIPFVLGAENVNGPWRFSVADDRDPPREVDGRAHGGPMPSAVLGGARARASVEAQPWMAGASWGDGAGSRWASYRMDAFPPFLPLVPFLESRVEGALSLYVSEAGVRVRGEEGERVFAAGSSEETVEEGGTDVPVVGRVGGTRRTVEVTRTVIVESREAVATLAAASETQPRTGVVAWAAPIDLSGTAWFGSARGTLRVDGTDRQLRGEDLTLSGAFGFLSAGDGRGEAWGGWPQSRESDAALPVSVQGDVTYVRLAGGPGQEYPPMALAAGAGAVGLAALLAGVPAAKFGLLKFAVVPLYTRLRRPDVVEHRHRERLLSEVRGDPGVDATELKRRTGLAWGTIVYHLSVLERERLVSSLREGRHRRFFPQGEIDHGLREPLAVLRNERASHVLSAIRGAPGLAQKDLSRATGLTPSTVHWHVERLLDAGLVWRRHEGRQVSYYPTDLLVQLDPPIDAKGATLAG